A DNA window from Sporosarcina sp. ANT_H38 contains the following coding sequences:
- a CDS encoding HEAT repeat domain-containing protein encodes MTNEIKNEIPPNYGELRKAVNRASNWRLRLETIEELGQWKHKRTIDVLLHRMNNDAVYKVVEAAHRNLVKFGEDVELPPRNRFELIKDANKVFIRIKKSLPRDHTFEEYKEKLKNMRLDLYDTYEGDKGDEFEAWLKNVWETASKK; translated from the coding sequence TTGACTAACGAAATAAAAAATGAAATCCCGCCAAATTACGGTGAATTACGGAAGGCTGTTAACCGGGCATCGAATTGGAGACTGCGTTTAGAAACTATTGAAGAATTAGGACAATGGAAACATAAACGGACTATCGACGTACTTTTACACAGAATGAACAACGATGCCGTATATAAAGTCGTAGAAGCTGCTCACCGTAATCTTGTTAAATTCGGTGAAGATGTTGAATTGCCGCCAAGAAATCGATTTGAACTTATTAAAGATGCTAATAAAGTCTTCATCAGAATTAAGAAAAGCTTACCGAGAGATCACACGTTCGAAGAGTACAAAGAAAAGTTGAAAAATATGAGACTTGATTTGTATGATACGTATGAAGGTGACAAAGGCGATGAGTTTGAAGCATGGCTTAAAAATGTTTGGGAGACGGCATCTAAAAAATAA
- a CDS encoding ABC transporter permease: MNIAWKEIKKNKAKFIILGSIIFLVSFLTFIISGLANGLSQDNAALIKDLPDGQFYMNADANETYNLSRIDESVQTTVLSEQKDAAALSIQMGFVNDLDDKQHSIAFVTSTDSKSFETVGKGEVILDRSLEEEGIKVGDILTNNQFSGEFKVKGFVDQKKYSHAPVAFINMENYKEIYRVNEMQLIFVPNTEKAQAVTGLQSFSNKEFLNTIPSYSAEQMSLNMIIWFLVAISGMLFAIFFYMMNVQKIGLYGILKALGVKTSRLFGMMWYQMIFITVIALGLSVALSQGFALIAPKGMPFSLTLETTIQLSVVFLIIGFIGATLSGLQIKKVEPLQAIQQGEV, translated from the coding sequence ATGAATATTGCATGGAAAGAAATTAAGAAGAATAAGGCAAAGTTTATCATTTTAGGATCAATCATTTTTCTCGTCAGCTTTTTAACATTTATCATCTCTGGGTTAGCGAACGGGTTGTCTCAAGATAATGCAGCATTAATTAAAGATTTACCAGATGGCCAATTTTACATGAATGCTGATGCAAACGAAACGTACAATCTTTCAAGAATAGATGAAAGTGTACAAACCACTGTTTTAAGTGAACAGAAGGATGCGGCAGCACTTTCCATTCAAATGGGTTTTGTGAACGATTTGGACGACAAGCAGCATAGTATCGCTTTCGTTACTTCCACAGATTCAAAATCGTTTGAAACGGTTGGTAAAGGAGAAGTCATCCTAGATCGTTCATTAGAAGAGGAAGGAATTAAAGTTGGTGATATTCTAACCAATAATCAGTTCAGTGGCGAATTTAAAGTGAAAGGCTTTGTCGATCAAAAGAAATACAGCCATGCACCTGTCGCTTTTATTAACATGGAAAACTATAAAGAAATTTACCGTGTCAATGAAATGCAATTGATTTTTGTACCAAATACAGAAAAAGCACAAGCTGTAACGGGTTTACAATCATTTTCAAATAAAGAATTCCTCAATACGATTCCAAGTTACAGTGCGGAACAGATGTCTCTCAATATGATCATTTGGTTTTTAGTCGCTATTAGTGGAATGTTGTTCGCGATATTCTTTTATATGATGAACGTGCAAAAGATTGGACTATATGGCATCTTAAAAGCGCTTGGCGTTAAAACAAGCAGATTGTTCGGTATGATGTGGTACCAAATGATTTTCATCACCGTAATTGCGCTTGGACTGTCAGTTGCTTTAAGCCAGGGCTTTGCATTGATTGCACCTAAAGGAATGCCATTTAGTTTAACACTTGAAACAACTATTCAGTTATCAGTTGTTTTCCTAATCATTGGATTTATAGGCGCGACGCTATCCGGCCTGCAAATTAAAAAAGTTGAACCATTGCAAGCTATCCAACAAGGAGAGGTTTAA
- a CDS encoding ABC transporter ATP-binding protein, translating into MTIFTIDEVTKTFTNGEVDEQVLKGINISLREGEITALVGASGSGKSTILTIAAGLQRATDGKVLFEGQNLTAMNQDQIRKIRASEFGFVFQSSHLVPFLTVEEQLLLMLDVSETKLKKREQKVEVEKILKLVDMDHRKDAYPASLSGGEKQRVAIARAIIHKPKMLFADEPTASLDSKRSKDVMTLIRELTKTLNITTLMVTHDEEMLAYADHTITMKDGLVLS; encoded by the coding sequence ATGACGATTTTCACAATTGATGAAGTTACAAAAACGTTTACGAACGGTGAAGTGGATGAACAAGTATTAAAAGGGATTAATATTTCCCTTCGAGAAGGCGAAATAACAGCGTTAGTAGGAGCCTCGGGTTCAGGTAAAAGTACAATTCTTACAATAGCTGCAGGACTTCAACGTGCAACGGACGGAAAAGTGCTTTTTGAAGGACAAAACCTGACTGCTATGAATCAGGATCAGATCAGAAAAATTAGAGCGAGTGAGTTCGGATTCGTATTTCAATCCTCGCACCTTGTCCCTTTTCTCACAGTCGAAGAACAATTATTGCTGATGCTTGACGTTTCAGAAACCAAGTTGAAGAAACGAGAACAAAAAGTGGAAGTAGAAAAGATTCTCAAATTGGTGGATATGGATCACCGGAAAGATGCCTACCCTGCTTCATTATCAGGTGGAGAAAAACAGCGCGTGGCAATTGCCCGCGCAATCATCCACAAACCGAAAATGTTGTTTGCAGATGAGCCGACAGCAAGCCTAGATTCTAAAAGATCGAAAGACGTCATGACATTGATCCGCGAGTTGACGAAAACGTTGAACATTACGACCTTGATGGTAACTCATGATGAAGAAATGCTTGCTTATGCTGATCATACTATCACAATGAAAGATGGATTAGTTTTATCTTAA